A single genomic interval of Streptomyces sp. NBC_00663 harbors:
- a CDS encoding sensor histidine kinase encodes MSTVSGDKQTAVPQFFAGRRWLLPSAVLNELDPDADRSGRRPRRTARDWLVDFSCFAVAVIIGLVGAESVADNPHVADSLAHVDQLIGAVACGAVWLRRRWPLGLAVATVPVGVASDTAGGACMIALFTLAVHRPFRYVAWVGGANMALIPFYFWLRPDPDLPYLAAVVIIVLMTAVVIACGLVVRSKRQLMLSLRDRARRAENEARLRAEQAQRLAREAIAREMHDVLAHRLTLLSVHAGALEFRPDAPQEEVARAAGVIRESAHEALQDLREIIGVLRAGDHDDTGRPQPTLAALDALVAESREAGMKVTLDLRVSDPATVPASVGRTAYRIAQEGLTNARKHAPGAEVAVSVEGTPGEGLTVTVRNPAPEGEVTPVPGSGQGLIGLTERATLAGGRLEHGPEEDGGFGVRAWLPWG; translated from the coding sequence TTGTCGACCGTGAGCGGTGACAAGCAGACGGCGGTACCCCAGTTCTTCGCGGGCCGGCGCTGGCTGCTGCCCTCGGCGGTCCTGAACGAACTCGACCCCGACGCCGACCGCTCCGGGCGGCGGCCCCGGCGCACCGCGCGCGACTGGCTCGTCGACTTCAGCTGCTTCGCGGTGGCCGTGATCATCGGCCTGGTCGGCGCGGAGTCCGTCGCCGACAACCCCCATGTAGCGGACAGCCTCGCCCACGTCGACCAGCTGATCGGCGCGGTCGCCTGCGGCGCGGTCTGGCTGCGCCGCCGCTGGCCGCTGGGGCTCGCCGTGGCGACGGTCCCCGTGGGGGTCGCCTCCGACACCGCGGGCGGCGCCTGCATGATCGCCCTGTTCACGCTCGCCGTGCACCGGCCCTTCCGGTACGTGGCCTGGGTGGGCGGCGCCAACATGGCACTCATCCCGTTCTACTTCTGGCTGCGCCCCGACCCGGATCTGCCCTACCTCGCCGCGGTGGTCATCATCGTGCTGATGACCGCCGTGGTCATCGCCTGCGGCCTGGTCGTCCGCTCCAAACGGCAGCTCATGCTGAGCCTCAGGGACCGCGCCCGGCGCGCCGAGAACGAGGCCCGGCTCCGCGCCGAGCAGGCCCAGCGGCTGGCCCGCGAGGCCATCGCCCGCGAGATGCACGACGTCCTCGCCCACCGGCTCACCCTGCTCAGCGTCCACGCCGGAGCGCTGGAGTTCCGGCCCGACGCACCCCAGGAGGAGGTCGCCCGGGCGGCCGGCGTCATCCGGGAGAGCGCCCACGAGGCCCTCCAGGACCTGCGCGAAATCATCGGCGTCCTGCGGGCGGGCGACCACGACGACACGGGCCGCCCGCAGCCCACGCTCGCCGCCCTGGACGCGCTGGTCGCCGAGTCCCGCGAAGCCGGCATGAAGGTCACCCTCGACCTTCGCGTCAGCGACCCCGCCACCGTCCCCGCCTCCGTCGGCCGCACCGCCTACCGCATCGCCCAGGAGGGCCTCACCAACGCCCGCAAACACGCCCCCGGCGCCGAGGTCGCCGTCTCCGTCGAGGGCACACCGGGCGAGGGCCTCACCGTCACGGTCCGCAACCCGGCACCCGAGGGCGAGGTGACGCCCGTACCCGGCTCAGGGCAGGGGCTGATCGGCCTGACCGAGCGGGCGACCCTGGCCGGGGGCCGACTGGAACACGGACCGGAGGAGGACGGGGGCTTCGGGGTACGGGCCTGGCTGCCCTGGGGGTGA
- a CDS encoding response regulator transcription factor, which produces MTAIRLLLVDDDPLVRAGLSLMIGGADGIEIVGEAADGSDVEALVDRTRPDVVLMDIRMPAMDGLTATERLRARPDAPQVVLLTTFHADDQVLRALRAGAAGFVLKDTPPAEIVDAVRRVAAGDPVLSPTVTRQLMRHAAGAAADTRRTRARERIAALNDREREVAVAVGRGLSNAEIAAELFMSVATVKTHVSRVLAKLDLNNRVQIALLAYDAGLLEETGEDGH; this is translated from the coding sequence ATGACCGCGATCAGACTGCTCCTCGTCGACGACGATCCGCTGGTGCGGGCCGGCCTGTCCCTGATGATCGGTGGTGCCGACGGCATCGAGATCGTCGGGGAGGCCGCCGACGGAAGCGATGTCGAGGCGCTCGTCGACCGCACCCGTCCGGACGTCGTCCTCATGGACATCCGGATGCCTGCCATGGACGGCCTGACCGCCACCGAGCGGCTGCGCGCCCGCCCCGACGCCCCGCAGGTCGTGCTCCTGACCACCTTCCACGCCGACGACCAGGTGCTGCGCGCCCTGCGCGCGGGCGCCGCCGGGTTCGTCCTGAAGGACACGCCGCCCGCCGAGATCGTCGACGCGGTGCGCCGGGTCGCGGCCGGCGACCCCGTCCTGTCGCCCACCGTCACCCGGCAGTTGATGCGGCACGCGGCGGGCGCCGCCGCCGACACGCGTCGCACGCGCGCGCGGGAGCGCATCGCCGCCCTCAACGACCGCGAGCGCGAGGTGGCGGTGGCCGTCGGCCGGGGCCTGTCCAACGCCGAGATCGCCGCGGAGCTCTTCATGAGCGTCGCCACCGTCAAGACCCATGTCTCCCGCGTCCTCGCCAAGCTCGACCTCAACAACCGCGTACAGATCGCCCTCCTCGCCTACGACGCGGGACTTCTGGAGGAAACGGGGGAGGACGGGCACTAG
- a CDS encoding ribonuclease domain-containing protein — MRFPPRITRIGAAAAVLSALLVGGAVTATPAAAAVGSICYSDLPSQAYDTLELIESGGPFPYSQDGSVFQNREGVLPSQSTGYYHEYTVKTPGSSTRGARRVVTGEENREDYYTADHYATFDLINYGC, encoded by the coding sequence ATGAGATTCCCCCCACGAATCACCCGCATCGGCGCCGCGGCGGCTGTCCTGTCCGCCCTCCTTGTCGGAGGCGCCGTCACCGCCACCCCGGCGGCCGCCGCGGTCGGCAGCATCTGCTACAGCGACCTGCCCTCGCAGGCGTACGACACGCTGGAGCTGATCGAGTCCGGCGGGCCCTTCCCGTACTCGCAGGACGGGAGCGTCTTCCAGAACCGGGAAGGCGTCCTGCCCAGCCAGTCGACCGGGTACTACCACGAGTACACGGTCAAGACGCCCGGCTCGTCCACGCGCGGCGCGCGCCGCGTCGTGACGGGCGAGGAGAACCGGGAGGACTACTACACCGCGGACCACTACGCCACGTTCGACCTGATCAACTACGGCTGCTGA
- a CDS encoding GntR family transcriptional regulator, producing the protein MTLDLSVDRSSPVPLYFQLSQQLEAAIEHGALTPGSLLGNEIELAARLGLSRPTVRQAIQSLVDKGLLVRRRGVGTQVVHSQVKRPLELSSLYDDLETAGQRPATKVVVNTLVPASAEVAAALGVAEDGDVHRIERLRLAHGEPMAYLCNFIPPGLLDLDTAQLEATGLYRLMRSAGITLHSARQSIGARAATPAEAERLAEETGAPLLTMQRVTFDDTGRAVEFGTHTYRPTRYSFEFQLLVRP; encoded by the coding sequence GTGACACTCGACCTCAGCGTGGACCGCAGCAGCCCGGTGCCGTTGTACTTCCAGCTGTCCCAGCAGCTGGAAGCCGCGATCGAGCACGGAGCGCTCACCCCCGGCAGCCTGCTCGGCAACGAGATCGAGCTCGCCGCGCGCCTCGGCCTGTCCCGGCCGACCGTCCGCCAGGCCATCCAGTCGCTCGTCGACAAGGGCCTGCTCGTACGCCGCCGCGGGGTCGGCACGCAGGTCGTGCACAGCCAGGTCAAGCGCCCGCTGGAGCTCAGCAGCCTCTACGACGACCTGGAGACCGCCGGACAGCGCCCGGCGACCAAGGTCGTCGTCAACACCCTCGTCCCCGCCTCCGCCGAGGTCGCGGCCGCCCTCGGGGTGGCCGAGGACGGCGACGTGCACCGCATCGAGCGGCTGCGCCTGGCACACGGCGAGCCGATGGCATACCTGTGCAACTTCATCCCGCCCGGCCTGCTCGACCTGGACACCGCCCAGCTGGAGGCCACCGGCCTGTACCGGCTGATGCGCTCCGCGGGGATCACCCTGCACAGCGCCCGCCAGTCCATCGGCGCCCGCGCCGCCACCCCCGCCGAGGCCGAGCGGCTCGCCGAGGAGACGGGCGCCCCGCTGCTCACCATGCAGCGTGTGACCTTCGACGACACCGGCCGCGCCGTCGAGTTCGGCACGCACACGTACCGGCCGACCCGCTACTCCTTCGAGTTCCAGCTGCTCGTGCGCCCCTAG
- a CDS encoding DEAD/DEAH box helicase, with the protein MSDTVTAVADGATQPLSARLAAVFLPAPLPREGRMAFWDPEDGPLPDGADGLTDLTVVRRHGAGVRRRTAPALTVPLAEALPLLVRARRDPAAHPATACWGAAALHALRLTARGRLLPGLTVTGHDAWRAGPLDPDDIAHLRAIAAALPYEGHAVPLPGPGPLRLPEPEALMRAFLDAVADTLPRTPAAPFASGRPFADRRPQYLPGAYDWAAEVAAGMDAGVRISLRLDLSAYELFDAGDEVRSAGAAIVQVHSLADPTLVADAAALWAGEADAVFGPRARVDAALAVRRAARVWPPLDRLAEQDVPDVLALSQHELGDLLGVAATRLAAAGVAVHWPRDLAHDLSAAAVVRPAPGSATDGTGFFESEELLQFRWQLALGGDPLTEAEMDTLAEAHRPVVRLRDQWVLVDPALVRKARKRELGLLDPVDALSVALTGTTEVDGETVEAVPVGALAALRDRLTAGIRPAEPPAGLHATLRDYQLRGLAWLDLMTTLGLGGCLADDMGLGKTITVIALHLRRARTEPTLVVCPASLLGNWQREIARFAPGVPVRRFHGPDRTLDDLDGGFVLTTYGTMRSTAARLAEQHWGMVVADEAQHVKNPYSATAKALRTIPSPARVALTGTPVENNLSELWALLDWTTPGLLGPLKSFRARHARAVENGEDAEAVERLARLVRPFLLRRKKSDPGIVPELPPKTETDHPVPLTREQASLYEAVVRESLHVIETANGIARRGLVLKLLGALKQICDHPALYLKEEAGGAERLALRSGKLALLDELLDTVLAEDGSALVFTQYVGMARLITAHLSARAVPVDLLHGGTPVPERERMVDRFQAGATPVLVLSLKAAGTGLNLTRAGHVVHFDRWWNPAVEEQATDRAYRIGQTQPVQVHRLITEGTVEDRIAEMLEAKRALADAILGSGESALTELTDRELTDLVSLRRTP; encoded by the coding sequence ATGAGTGACACGGTCACGGCGGTGGCCGACGGGGCGACGCAGCCGCTCTCCGCCCGCCTCGCCGCCGTCTTCCTCCCCGCCCCGCTCCCGCGCGAGGGCCGGATGGCCTTCTGGGACCCCGAGGACGGCCCCCTGCCCGACGGTGCCGACGGTCTCACGGACCTCACTGTCGTACGACGACACGGCGCCGGTGTCCGTCGTCGTACGGCCCCCGCGCTCACCGTCCCCCTCGCCGAGGCCCTGCCCCTCCTGGTGCGCGCCCGGCGCGACCCGGCAGCCCATCCCGCCACCGCCTGCTGGGGCGCCGCCGCGCTGCACGCGCTGCGGCTCACCGCGCGGGGCCGGCTGCTGCCCGGCCTGACCGTGACCGGCCATGACGCCTGGCGGGCCGGCCCCCTCGACCCGGACGACATCGCGCACCTGCGCGCCATCGCCGCCGCCCTGCCGTACGAAGGCCATGCCGTCCCACTGCCCGGCCCGGGCCCGCTGCGGCTGCCCGAGCCGGAAGCGCTGATGCGCGCCTTCCTGGACGCCGTCGCGGACACCCTCCCGCGCACCCCGGCCGCCCCCTTCGCCTCCGGCAGGCCCTTCGCCGACCGCCGCCCGCAGTATCTGCCCGGTGCGTACGACTGGGCGGCGGAGGTCGCCGCCGGCATGGACGCGGGCGTACGGATCTCGCTCCGCCTCGACCTGTCGGCCTACGAACTGTTCGACGCCGGCGACGAGGTCCGCAGCGCCGGTGCCGCCATCGTCCAGGTGCACAGCCTCGCCGACCCCACCCTCGTCGCCGACGCGGCGGCCCTGTGGGCGGGCGAGGCCGACGCCGTCTTCGGGCCCCGCGCGCGCGTCGACGCCGCCCTCGCCGTGCGGCGCGCGGCCCGGGTCTGGCCGCCCCTGGACCGGCTCGCCGAGCAGGACGTCCCCGACGTACTGGCCCTGTCCCAGCACGAGTTGGGGGATCTGCTCGGCGTCGCCGCGACCCGGCTCGCGGCGGCCGGGGTCGCCGTGCACTGGCCCCGGGACCTGGCGCACGACCTCAGCGCCGCCGCCGTGGTCCGGCCCGCCCCGGGTTCGGCGACCGACGGGACCGGCTTCTTCGAGAGCGAGGAACTCCTCCAGTTCCGCTGGCAGTTGGCGCTCGGCGGCGACCCGCTCACCGAGGCCGAGATGGACACGCTCGCCGAGGCCCACCGGCCCGTCGTCCGGCTGCGCGACCAGTGGGTGCTGGTCGACCCGGCGCTCGTCCGCAAGGCCCGCAAGCGCGAACTGGGCCTGCTCGACCCGGTCGACGCGCTCTCCGTCGCCCTCACCGGCACTACGGAGGTCGACGGGGAAACGGTCGAGGCGGTGCCGGTCGGCGCGCTCGCCGCGCTGCGCGACCGGCTGACGGCGGGGATCCGGCCCGCGGAGCCTCCGGCGGGCCTGCACGCCACTCTGCGCGACTACCAACTCCGGGGCCTGGCCTGGCTGGACCTCATGACCACGCTCGGCCTCGGCGGCTGCCTCGCCGACGACATGGGCCTCGGCAAGACGATCACGGTGATCGCGCTGCACCTGCGACGCGCCCGCACCGAACCCACCCTCGTGGTCTGCCCGGCCTCGCTCCTCGGCAACTGGCAGCGGGAGATCGCCCGTTTCGCGCCGGGTGTCCCCGTCCGCCGCTTCCACGGCCCCGACCGTACCCTCGACGACCTCGACGGCGGCTTCGTCCTGACCACCTACGGCACCATGCGGTCGACGGCCGCGCGGCTGGCCGAGCAGCACTGGGGCATGGTCGTCGCGGACGAGGCCCAACACGTCAAGAACCCCTACTCTGCGACGGCGAAGGCCCTGCGCACCATCCCGTCGCCCGCGCGCGTGGCCCTCACCGGCACGCCCGTGGAGAACAACCTCTCCGAACTCTGGGCCCTCCTCGACTGGACGACACCAGGGCTCCTCGGCCCGCTCAAATCCTTCCGCGCCCGCCACGCGCGCGCAGTCGAGAACGGCGAGGACGCGGAGGCGGTGGAACGGCTGGCCCGTCTGGTCCGCCCCTTCCTCCTGCGCCGCAAGAAGTCCGACCCCGGCATCGTCCCCGAACTGCCCCCCAAGACGGAGACGGACCACCCGGTCCCGCTCACCCGCGAACAGGCCTCCCTCTACGAGGCGGTGGTACGCGAGTCGCTCCATGTCATCGAGACGGCGAACGGCATCGCCCGCAGGGGACTGGTGCTGAAGCTGCTGGGCGCGCTGAAGCAGATCTGCGACCACCCGGCGCTGTATTTGAAGGAGGAGGCCGGTGGCGCCGAACGGCTGGCACTCCGCTCCGGCAAACTCGCCCTGCTGGACGAGCTGTTGGACACCGTCCTGGCGGAGGACGGCTCGGCGCTCGTCTTCACCCAGTACGTAGGCATGGCCCGTCTGATCACCGCCCACCTCAGCGCCCGCGCGGTCCCGGTGGACCTGCTGCACGGAGGCACACCGGTGCCGGAACGCGAACGCATGGTGGACCGCTTCCAGGCCGGCGCGACACCGGTCCTCGTCCTTTCCCTCAAGGCGGCGGGCACCGGCCTGAACCTCACCCGCGCGGGCCATGTCGTCCACTTCGACCGCTGGTGGAACCCGGCCGTCGAGGAACAGGCCACCGACCGCGCCTACCGCATCGGCCAGACCCAGCCGGTCCAGGTCCACCGCCTCATCACCGAGGGCACGGTGGAGGACCGCATCGCCGAGATGCTCGAAGCGAAGCGGGCTCTCGCCGACGCGATCCTGGGCTCCGGGGAATCGGCCCTGACGGAACTGACGGACCGTGAACTGACCGACCTCGTCTCCCTGCGGAGGACGCCATGA
- a CDS encoding caspase family protein has translation MRTVYALFVGIDDYPGRHRLRGCVNDVREAESWLRRQTRTLTPVVKTLHDGEASRAAVPAAVERHPGQCGPDDTALFWFSGHGSEYRTDDPREATGWAQALVCQDSLGPGGQPMLQDSEL, from the coding sequence ATGCGCACCGTGTACGCCCTGTTCGTGGGCATCGACGACTATCCGGGACGCCATCGGCTGCGGGGCTGTGTCAACGACGTGCGAGAAGCGGAGAGTTGGCTGCGGCGGCAAACCCGGACGCTGACACCTGTGGTCAAGACCCTGCACGACGGGGAGGCCTCCAGGGCGGCCGTGCCGGCGGCCGTGGAGCGGCATCCCGGGCAGTGCGGGCCGGACGACACCGCGCTGTTCTGGTTCAGCGGGCACGGCAGCGAGTACCGCACCGACGATCCACGCGAGGCGACCGGCTGGGCGCAGGCGCTGGTGTGCCAGGACAGTCTGGGGCCGGGCGGCCAGCCGATGCTCCAGGACAGCGAGCTCTGA
- a CDS encoding ROK family glucokinase, whose translation MSTYGNFSAPIGSRRAPALRTVGTRERRSHLTAPRVPTVGIDIGGTKVMAGVVDADGNILEKLRTETPDKSKSPKVVEDTICELVLDLSDRHDVHAVGIGAAGWVDADRNRVLFAPHLSWRNEPLRDRLADRLAVPVLVDNDANAAAWAEWRFGAGRDEDHLVMITLGTGIGGAILEDGQVKRGKYGVAGEFGHMQVVPGGHRCPCGNRGCWEQYSSGNALVREAKELAAADSPVAYGIIEHVKGQIGDISGPMITELAREGDAMCIELLQDIGQWLGVGIANLAAALDPSCFVIGGGVSAADELLIGPARDAFKRQLTGRGYRPEARIVRAQLGPEAGMVGAADLARLVARRFRRANRRRVERYERYARYTEARRTTRESL comes from the coding sequence ATGAGCACCTACGGCAACTTCAGCGCCCCGATCGGCTCCCGCCGCGCCCCGGCCCTGCGTACGGTCGGCACCCGCGAGCGCCGCTCACACCTGACCGCACCCCGTGTGCCCACCGTGGGCATCGACATCGGGGGCACCAAGGTGATGGCGGGAGTCGTCGACGCCGACGGCAACATCCTGGAGAAGCTCCGGACCGAGACCCCGGACAAGTCCAAGAGCCCGAAGGTCGTCGAGGACACCATCTGCGAGCTGGTCCTGGACCTCTCCGACCGGCACGACGTGCACGCGGTCGGCATCGGCGCGGCCGGCTGGGTCGACGCCGACCGCAACCGCGTCCTGTTCGCCCCGCACCTGTCCTGGCGCAACGAACCGCTGCGCGACCGCCTCGCGGACCGCCTCGCCGTGCCCGTCCTGGTCGACAACGACGCCAACGCCGCGGCCTGGGCCGAGTGGCGCTTCGGCGCGGGCCGGGACGAGGACCACCTCGTCATGATCACGCTGGGCACCGGCATCGGCGGCGCGATCCTGGAGGACGGCCAGGTCAAGCGCGGCAAGTACGGCGTCGCCGGCGAGTTCGGTCATATGCAGGTCGTTCCCGGCGGCCACCGCTGCCCGTGCGGCAACCGCGGCTGCTGGGAGCAGTACAGCTCCGGCAACGCGCTGGTGCGCGAGGCCAAGGAACTGGCCGCCGCCGACTCGCCGGTGGCGTACGGCATCATCGAGCACGTCAAGGGCCAGATCGGCGACATCTCCGGCCCGATGATCACGGAGCTGGCCCGCGAGGGCGACGCGATGTGCATCGAGCTGCTCCAGGACATCGGCCAGTGGCTCGGCGTCGGCATCGCCAACCTGGCGGCCGCCCTGGACCCCTCCTGCTTCGTGATCGGCGGCGGTGTCTCGGCCGCCGACGAGCTGCTGATCGGCCCCGCGCGGGACGCCTTCAAGCGCCAGCTCACCGGGCGCGGCTACCGCCCCGAGGCGCGCATAGTCCGAGCCCAGCTCGGCCCCGAGGCCGGCATGGTCGGCGCGGCGGACTTGGCGCGGCTGGTCGCCCGCCGCTTCCGGCGCGCCAACCGGCGCCGCGTCGAGCGGTACGAGCGCTACGCGCGGTACACGGAGGCCCGCCGCACGACCCGGGAGTCCCTGTGA
- a CDS encoding cytochrome P450 family protein yields MTEVIDLGEYGAAFRTDPHPVYARLRARGPVHRVRLPAPDAHHETWLIVGYEEARAALADPRLSKDGRKIGVTFLDEELIGKYLLVADPPQHTRLRSLVSRAFTMRRVEELRPRIQEITDDLLDEMLARGRADLVDSLAHPLPLTVICELLGVPEMDRTEFRKITSEAVAPTSAESEYDAFVRLAEYLTELIAAKTSAGPDGDLLGDLIRTTAEDGDRLSPEELRGMAFILLIAGHETTVNLITSGVHALLTHPDQLTALRSDLSLLDGAIEETLRWEGPVENATFRFAAEPLEIGGARIERGDAVMVGLTAADRDGARYPAPDRFDIRRDTRGHLAFGHGIHYCLGAPLARLEARTAIRTLLERAPDLALDGPTGEWLPGMLMRGMRSLPVRW; encoded by the coding sequence ATGACCGAAGTGATCGACCTGGGGGAGTACGGCGCGGCGTTCCGCACGGACCCGCATCCGGTGTACGCGCGACTGCGCGCCCGTGGACCGGTGCACCGGGTCCGGCTGCCGGCACCCGACGCCCACCACGAGACCTGGCTGATCGTGGGGTACGAGGAGGCACGCGCGGCCCTCGCCGACCCGCGCCTGTCCAAGGACGGTCGCAAGATCGGCGTGACGTTCCTCGACGAGGAGCTGATCGGCAAGTACCTCCTGGTCGCCGACCCGCCCCAGCACACCCGGCTGCGCTCCCTGGTCTCCCGCGCCTTCACCATGCGCCGCGTGGAGGAACTGCGGCCCAGAATCCAGGAGATCACCGACGACCTGCTGGACGAGATGCTCGCGCGGGGCCGCGCCGACCTCGTGGACTCCCTCGCCCACCCGCTGCCCCTCACCGTCATCTGCGAACTCCTCGGCGTCCCCGAGATGGACCGCACGGAATTCCGGAAGATCACCAGCGAGGCCGTCGCCCCCACCAGCGCCGAGAGCGAGTACGACGCGTTCGTCCGGCTCGCCGAGTACCTCACCGAGCTCATCGCGGCCAAGACGTCCGCCGGCCCCGACGGCGACCTGCTCGGCGACCTCATCCGCACCACCGCCGAGGACGGCGACCGCCTCTCCCCGGAGGAACTGCGGGGCATGGCCTTCATCCTGCTGATCGCGGGCCATGAGACCACGGTCAACCTCATCACCAGCGGGGTGCACGCCCTGCTCACCCACCCGGACCAACTCACCGCGCTACGCTCCGACTTGAGCCTGCTCGACGGCGCGATCGAGGAGACGCTCCGCTGGGAGGGGCCGGTGGAGAACGCCACGTTCCGGTTCGCCGCCGAGCCTCTGGAGATCGGCGGGGCGCGGATTGAGCGGGGCGACGCGGTGATGGTCGGCCTCACCGCCGCCGACCGCGACGGAGCGCGCTACCCCGCCCCCGACCGCTTCGACATCCGCCGCGACACCCGGGGCCACCTCGCCTTCGGCCACGGCATCCACTACTGCCTGGGCGCACCCCTGGCCCGCCTGGAGGCCCGTACGGCGATCCGGACGCTGCTGGAGCGAGCACCGGACCTCGCCCTCGACGGCCCCACCGGCGAGTGGCTGCCGGGGATGCTGATGCGGGGGATGCGGAGCCTGCCGGTCCGCTGGTGA
- a CDS encoding sugar kinase, translating into MTASLPRQAAHSPDEPPRPTEDRRHRNRRRALTLLIIVLLIGVPAGYLVISANQSRNSGKDKEAKYSATGLTAGYPSKVQRRLYQVPVPHPADRIAYYETNNWKTSRLYVQFRTSNAGLDTFLAGVGVGRDDLKQGDITISARDQKITGWSFTGPGPWAGLVHKQKNPAPTQDIVVNTADPANPMVYVVSRTVP; encoded by the coding sequence GTGACGGCTTCGCTGCCACGCCAGGCGGCCCACTCCCCGGACGAGCCGCCCCGGCCGACCGAGGACCGCCGCCACCGCAACCGCCGCCGTGCGCTCACGCTGCTCATCATCGTGCTGCTCATCGGCGTCCCGGCCGGCTATCTGGTGATCTCCGCCAACCAGAGCCGCAACAGCGGCAAGGACAAGGAGGCGAAGTACTCGGCGACCGGCCTCACCGCCGGGTACCCGTCGAAGGTCCAGCGCCGGCTGTACCAGGTGCCGGTCCCGCACCCCGCGGACAGGATCGCGTACTACGAGACCAACAACTGGAAGACCAGCCGCCTCTACGTCCAGTTCCGCACCTCCAACGCGGGCCTGGACACCTTCCTCGCGGGCGTCGGCGTCGGCCGCGACGACCTGAAGCAGGGCGACATCACCATCAGCGCCCGTGACCAGAAGATCACCGGCTGGTCCTTCACCGGCCCCGGCCCCTGGGCGGGCCTGGTCCACAAACAGAAGAACCCGGCGCCGACCCAGGACATCGTCGTGAACACCGCCGACCCGGCCAACCCGATGGTGTACGTCGTCTCCCGCACGGTGCCGTAG
- a CDS encoding Gfo/Idh/MocA family protein, whose amino-acid sequence MRIGVIGTGRIGTIHARTLSRHRDVGSLILTDADGTRAQELAHRLGETAAPGVDEIFQWGVDAVVITTATSAHAELIGRAARSGLPVFCEKPIALDLPGTLHAIDEVETAGTVLQMGFQRRFDTGYAGARDAVRSGRLGRLHTVRALTSDQEPPPAAWLPLSGGLYRDTLIHDFDMLRWVTGREVADVYAAGSDAGPAMFRAAGDVDTAAAVLTLDDGTLATATATRLNGAGYDVRMELAGELDQIVVGLDDRTPIASTEPTGPPAADKPWEGFLERFGPAYEAELNAFVEVVRGERANPCDGREALQALRIAEACELSRRERRPVRLGEVLG is encoded by the coding sequence ATGCGCATCGGGGTCATCGGTACCGGCCGGATCGGCACCATTCACGCGAGGACGCTCAGTCGTCATCGCGACGTCGGGTCCTTGATCCTCACGGACGCGGACGGCACACGGGCACAGGAGCTGGCCCACCGCTTAGGCGAGACGGCCGCCCCCGGGGTCGACGAGATCTTCCAGTGGGGCGTGGACGCGGTGGTGATCACCACGGCGACGTCGGCGCACGCCGAACTGATCGGTCGGGCAGCGCGCTCGGGGCTCCCGGTCTTCTGCGAGAAGCCGATAGCCCTCGACCTGCCCGGCACGCTGCACGCCATCGACGAGGTCGAGACGGCCGGGACGGTCCTCCAGATGGGCTTCCAGCGCCGCTTCGACACGGGCTACGCCGGCGCACGCGACGCGGTGCGATCGGGACGGCTCGGGCGGCTGCACACCGTGCGGGCGCTCACCTCCGACCAGGAGCCGCCGCCGGCCGCCTGGCTGCCGCTGTCCGGCGGGCTGTACCGGGACACCCTGATCCACGACTTCGACATGCTGCGCTGGGTGACCGGGCGGGAGGTGGCGGACGTGTACGCGGCCGGATCGGACGCGGGGCCCGCGATGTTCCGCGCGGCGGGCGATGTCGACACGGCCGCGGCCGTCCTCACCCTCGACGACGGCACGCTCGCCACGGCGACGGCGACCCGGCTGAACGGGGCGGGCTACGACGTCCGCATGGAGCTGGCCGGGGAGCTCGACCAGATCGTGGTCGGCCTCGACGACCGCACCCCGATCGCCTCCACCGAGCCGACGGGCCCCCCGGCCGCCGACAAGCCGTGGGAGGGATTCCTGGAGCGGTTCGGACCGGCCTACGAGGCCGAACTCAACGCGTTCGTCGAGGTGGTACGAGGTGAGCGCGCCAACCCCTGCGACGGGCGCGAGGCGTTGCAGGCGCTACGGATCGCCGAGGCGTGCGAGCTGTCACGGCGGGAGCGGCGGCCGGTGCGGCTGGGAGAGGTACTGGGCTGA